The Tolypothrix sp. PCC 7712 region AAGCCGCTATGAGCTATTTGTATTTGCACCGCGTGGGATTGCGAAAACCTCAATTTATGCGCCTCGTAATCAGGAATTAACCCAACTATCTGGGATGCCACTAGTGGTAACATTACTTTTAGAATTTCGGGATGCGATCGCGCCTCGGCTAAAATCACTATTAGCGATTTTTGGTAGTGGTATTGTCTTCATTCTCACCCAAGTTATTGGTCGAGGTTTGGGTTTAATTGGTCGCGGAATTCTTCAAGGAATTGGCACGGTTTCGTTAACAGAAAAAAATCTGAGGCGTAATAGCGATAAGGGGCAGAGAGGATAAATAATTCAAAATTCAAAATTATGTTTGTTCTCTGTTAGCTATTACAAACAGCAAACGCCAAATGACCACTGACAAATGACCAACAATGATTTTATAGGTTTAGCAGCCTCTTATACTTATGCGATCGCACTGCTTCTCTTTGGTGAGGGATTAGGGAGGCTATTTCATGTCCCACCAAATTTGACTCGTAAAATTATCCATGTGGGTGCAGGAATGTGGGTATTTGGTATCCTGCTGCTGTTTCACAGTTGGGAAATAGGCATTGTACCGTTTGCTAGCTTTATTCTCGTCAACTACTTGCTTTACCGTTACCGAATTGTGAAAGCAATGGATACTGATGACAGTTCACCAGGTACAGTTTATTTTGCCATTTCCGTAACGCTGCTGTTTGGATTGCTGTGGCGACCATCTGGGCCAGTAGATAATGTTGCGATCGCGGTGGCTGGAGTCATGGCGATGACTTGGGGAGATGCACTAGCAGCATTAATTGGTAGGCGTTTCGGACAGCATAAATATCAGGTGGGAAGTTCTGTCCGTTCTTGGGAGGGTTCAGT contains the following coding sequences:
- a CDS encoding diacylglycerol/polyprenol kinase family protein, translating into MTNNDFIGLAASYTYAIALLLFGEGLGRLFHVPPNLTRKIIHVGAGMWVFGILLLFHSWEIGIVPFASFILVNYLLYRYRIVKAMDTDDSSPGTVYFAISVTLLFGLLWRPSGPVDNVAIAVAGVMAMTWGDALAALIGRRFGQHKYQVGSSVRSWEGSVTMLLVSTTVIFLVLLLLPSSSLSPLAVTYSFEKAVLAAVVSGAFATLAEGVSPHGTDNLSVPLVTASVIWLFNYFYV